The following proteins are encoded in a genomic region of Necator americanus strain Aroian chromosome II, whole genome shotgun sequence:
- a CDS encoding hypothetical protein (NECATOR_CHRII.G6868.T2): MPVLDQHHRRSQAASQPIRPIMMYELETWAAPFTVTERLKPTGIVRRTHVLWQGMKNGRHQHLALLSKVATEHCLRYFVHMLRRPAHRLVQ, translated from the coding sequence atgcctgtgctCGACCAACATCATcgacgaagtcaagctgcgagtcagCCTAtccgccccatcatgatgtacgaattggagacttgggcagcaccgttTACGGTAACGGAGAGGCTTAAACCCACGGGAATTGTACGGAGAACCCATGTGCTGTGGCAGgggatgaaaaatggaagacatcaacatcttgcactgctatcgaaagtggctacagaacATTGTCTTCGCTACTTTGTTCATATGCTAAGGAGACCAGCACATCGATTGGTTCAGtaa
- a CDS encoding hypothetical protein (NECATOR_CHRII.G6868.T1): protein MPVLDQHHRRSQAASQPIRPIMMYELETWAAPFTVTERLKPTGIVRRTHVLWQGMKNGRHQHLALLSKVATEHCLRYFVHMLRRPAHRLVQSSKAKNVDTISFIG, encoded by the exons atgcctgtgctCGACCAACATCATcgacgaagtcaagctgcgagtcagCCTAtccgccccatcatgatgtacgaattggagacttgggcagcaccgttTACGGTAACGGAGAGGCTTAAACCCACGGGAATTGTACGGAGAACCCATGTGCTGTGGCAGgggatgaaaaatggaagacatcaacatcttgcactgctatcgaaagtggctacagaacATTGTCTTCGCTACTTTGTTCATATGCTAAGGAGACCAGCACATCGATTGGTTCA AAgctcaaaagcaaaaaatgttGATACTATATCATTTATTGGTTGA